In Acidobacteriota bacterium, one DNA window encodes the following:
- a CDS encoding 30S ribosomal protein S20, producing MANHPSALKRVRQTRRRTARNRANASHLHTAVKKLQVAISGKGEEARNLAPATMAQIDKAVQKGVLHRNAASRRKSHLAKALNAKKK from the coding sequence ATGGCCAACCATCCTTCTGCCCTGAAACGGGTTCGACAGACCCGCCGCCGCACCGCCCGCAACCGCGCCAACGCCAGCCACCTTCACACCGCCGTCAAGAAGCTGCAGGTGGCGATCTCCGGCAAGGGTGAGGAGGCCCGGAATCTGGCTCCCGCGACCATGGCCCAGATCGACAAGGCTGTGCAAAAAGGTGTGCTCCATCGCAACGCCGCCAGCCGCCGCAAGTCGCACCTCGCTAAAGCCCTCAACGCGAAGAAGAAGTAA
- a CDS encoding PhoH family protein → MKTSIELGPGIETLFGPLDENLRLLEHQLNLSVRLGPTSLQAEGDSASVERFEEIVRDYQQLRAEGYPFANGDLHALLQVVVDDPTTSLAGLAHSGRQRAFGKKTVQPKTINQRRYLDAIERQDMIFGVGPAGTGKTYLAVAMAVAALNAKQVSRIVLARPAVEAGERLGFLPGTLQEKVDPYLRPLYDALFDLMEPERVERLLERNTIEIAPLAFMRGRTLNDAFIILDEAQNSTQEQMKMFLTRMGFHSKAVITGDVTQIDLPTGRRSGLLQAIEILGSVEGLGVIYFDEHDVVRHPLVQRIVRAYQEHDARQLSLLPEPGDKTASAD, encoded by the coding sequence ATGAAAACCAGCATCGAGCTTGGCCCCGGCATTGAGACCCTGTTTGGCCCGCTGGATGAAAACCTGCGCCTGCTGGAACATCAGCTCAATTTATCGGTTCGCCTTGGCCCCACGAGTCTCCAGGCAGAAGGGGACAGCGCCAGCGTGGAGCGTTTCGAGGAAATCGTCCGCGACTATCAGCAACTGCGGGCGGAAGGCTATCCGTTTGCCAACGGCGATCTGCACGCGCTGCTACAGGTGGTGGTGGACGACCCCACGACCAGCCTCGCCGGCCTGGCGCACAGCGGCCGGCAGCGCGCCTTCGGCAAGAAGACCGTCCAGCCCAAAACGATCAATCAGCGGCGTTATCTGGACGCGATCGAGCGCCAGGATATGATCTTCGGCGTGGGCCCGGCCGGGACGGGCAAGACTTATCTTGCCGTGGCGATGGCAGTGGCGGCGCTGAACGCCAAGCAGGTTTCGCGCATCGTGCTCGCCCGACCCGCAGTCGAAGCCGGGGAGCGATTGGGGTTTTTGCCGGGCACGCTGCAGGAAAAAGTCGATCCCTACCTGCGGCCACTCTATGACGCGCTGTTCGACCTGATGGAGCCGGAACGGGTCGAGCGGCTGCTGGAGCGCAACACGATTGAGATTGCGCCGCTGGCCTTCATGCGCGGGCGTACGCTCAACGACGCCTTCATTATTCTGGATGAAGCGCAAAACTCGACGCAGGAACAGATGAAGATGTTCCTGACGCGCATGGGCTTCCACTCCAAGGCGGTGATCACCGGCGACGTGACGCAGATTGATCTTCCGACGGGCCGCCGCAGCGGCCTGCTGCAGGCGATCGAAATTCTGGGGTCGGTGGAGGGTCTGGGCGTTATCTACTTTGACGAGCACGATGTGGTCCGGCATCCCCTGGTGCAGCGCATCGTGCGGGCGTACCAGGAACACGACGCGCGGCAGCTCTCCTTGCTGCCGGAACCTGGAGACAAGACAGCCTCTGCCGATTGA
- the ybeY gene encoding rRNA maturation RNase YbeY, with protein sequence MWSGIPWCSASCGRTRNTTRGSSPCCRNLETRQPLPIEIQHPRPPRVNLPALRRFLARAQSAAAVRGEVAVRLVDDAAICRLNRQFRHHDRPTDVLSFPTSPWPLPPGLPARAGDLAISLDTAARQARQLGHSPDTELRVLLLHGLLHLAGMDHETDGGEMLERELHLRRRFRLPAGLIERSRQAQDRGEWRRC encoded by the coding sequence ATGTGGTCCGGCATCCCCTGGTGCAGCGCATCGTGCGGGCGTACCAGGAACACGACGCGCGGCAGCTCTCCTTGCTGCCGGAACCTGGAGACAAGACAGCCTCTGCCGATTGAGATCCAGCATCCGCGCCCGCCCAGGGTCAACTTGCCCGCGCTGCGCCGGTTTCTGGCGCGCGCCCAGAGCGCGGCGGCGGTGCGCGGGGAAGTGGCCGTCCGGCTCGTGGATGATGCCGCCATCTGCCGCCTCAACCGCCAGTTCCGGCATCACGACCGCCCCACCGACGTTCTCTCATTTCCCACCAGCCCGTGGCCGCTACCCCCTGGCCTTCCGGCCCGCGCCGGCGACCTCGCGATATCGCTCGACACCGCGGCCCGGCAAGCGCGCCAGCTCGGCCATAGCCCGGACACCGAACTGCGTGTCCTGCTGCTCCACGGGCTTCTGCACCTTGCGGGTATGGATCATGAAACCGATGGCGGGGAAATGCTGGAACGCGAACTACACCTGCGCCGGCGGTTCCGGCTGCCGGCGGGCTTGATCGAACGCAGCCGCCAGGCGCAAGATAGAGGCGAATGGCGAAGGTGCTGA
- the rho gene encoding transcription termination factor Rho has translation MTIAELKEKNITELARIARTLELPGASGMRKQDLIFKILQAQSEKEGHIFAEGVLEILPDGYGFLRSPDYNYLPGPDDIYISPSQIRRFDLRTGDTCSGQVRPPHEGEKYFALTKIEAINFEAPEEARNKILFDNLTPLYPSEHIKLETVRENVSGRIMDLLTPIGKGQRGLIVAPPRTGKTMLMQSIANSITTNHPEVVLIVLLIDERPEEVTDMQRTVKGEVISSTFDEPASRHVQVAEMVIEKAKRLVEHKRDVVILLDSITRLARAYNTVVPPSGKVLSGGVDSNALQRPKRFFGAARNIEEGGSLTIIASALIETGSRMDDVIFEEFKGTGNMEIILDRKLVDKRVFPAIDIQRSGTRKEELLIPKEDLNRIWVLRKVLNPLSVTESMELLRDRLLKSKTNGDFLSAMNAAQ, from the coding sequence ATGACGATTGCTGAACTGAAAGAAAAAAACATTACCGAACTCGCCCGCATTGCCCGCACGCTGGAGCTGCCCGGCGCCAGCGGCATGCGTAAGCAAGACCTGATTTTCAAGATCCTGCAGGCGCAAAGCGAAAAAGAGGGCCACATCTTTGCGGAAGGCGTGCTGGAAATCCTGCCTGACGGCTATGGTTTTCTGCGCTCGCCCGACTACAACTACCTGCCCGGCCCGGACGACATTTACATCTCCCCCTCGCAGATCCGCCGTTTCGACCTGCGGACCGGCGACACCTGCTCCGGCCAGGTGCGGCCGCCGCACGAGGGCGAAAAATACTTTGCGCTGACGAAGATTGAGGCGATCAACTTTGAGGCGCCGGAAGAAGCGCGCAACAAGATCCTCTTCGACAACCTGACGCCGCTGTACCCCAGCGAACATATCAAGCTGGAGACGGTGCGGGAAAACGTGTCGGGCCGGATCATGGATTTACTCACGCCCATCGGCAAGGGGCAGCGCGGCCTGATCGTCGCGCCGCCGCGCACCGGCAAGACCATGCTGATGCAGTCGATCGCCAACTCGATTACGACCAACCACCCCGAGGTGGTGCTGATTGTGCTGCTCATCGACGAACGTCCGGAAGAAGTCACGGATATGCAGCGCACGGTCAAGGGCGAGGTGATCAGCTCCACGTTCGATGAGCCCGCCAGCCGGCACGTGCAGGTGGCGGAGATGGTGATCGAAAAAGCCAAGCGCCTGGTGGAGCACAAGCGCGATGTGGTGATTCTGCTCGACTCCATCACGCGGCTGGCACGCGCCTATAACACGGTGGTGCCCCCGTCCGGGAAAGTGCTGTCGGGCGGTGTGGATTCGAATGCTCTGCAGCGGCCGAAGCGGTTTTTCGGCGCCGCACGCAACATCGAGGAAGGCGGCTCGCTGACCATCATCGCCAGCGCCCTGATCGAGACCGGCAGCCGTATGGATGACGTGATTTTCGAGGAATTCAAAGGCACCGGCAACATGGAAATCATTCTTGACCGCAAGCTGGTGGACAAGCGCGTCTTCCCAGCGATTGACATTCAACGCTCCGGTACGCGCAAGGAAGAGCTGCTGATTCCCAAGGAAGACCTCAACCGCATCTGGGTGCTGCGCAAGGTGTTGAACCCGCTGTCGGTGACCGAGTCCATGGAGCTGCTGCGCGACCGGCTGCTGAAGTCGAAAACCAATGGCGACTTCCTATCGGCGATGAACGCTGCGCAATAG
- a CDS encoding acyl-CoA carboxylase subunit beta: protein MASVLETRLEELRKEQEQLLQGGGAKAIERQHGKARLTARERIARLRDEGSPWHEIGLFAAWGMYEEWGGAVAAGVVCGLGKIHGRWTMIIANDATVKAGAFFPMTAKKVLRCQTIALENHLPLVYLVDSAGVFLPLQDEVFPDIDDFGRVFRHNAVASAMGIPQITAIMGNCVAGGAYLPVMCDTILMTEGSGLYLAGPALVQAAIGQKVSSEELGGAHLHAAISGTVDFREANDEDCCRRIRSLMSRLGPPPLAPFDRIATREPQRPAADLLEVFPGDPQASYDVRDVLACILDAGEFDEYRAEFGQTLVCGYGRLGGFAVGVVANQKKMVKRTTATGSKRIEFGGVIYPESADKAARFIMDCNQGRIPLLFLHDVNGFMVGKEMEAAGIIRAGAKMVNVVANSVVPKFSVVIGGSFGAGNYAMCGRAYDPRLLLAWPMARYAVMGGEQAANTLLDLRVRQLERGGRKLAAEEREELLASIRASYEAQTDPRYGAARLWTDAIIEPQETRAWLIAGLEAASLNPDLAPFRTGVLQT from the coding sequence ATGGCCAGCGTACTCGAAACCCGCCTCGAAGAACTCCGGAAAGAACAAGAACAGTTGTTGCAGGGCGGAGGCGCCAAGGCCATCGAGCGCCAGCACGGCAAGGCGCGGCTGACGGCGCGCGAGCGCATCGCCCGGCTGCGGGACGAAGGCTCGCCCTGGCACGAGATCGGGCTGTTCGCCGCCTGGGGCATGTATGAGGAGTGGGGCGGCGCGGTGGCGGCGGGCGTGGTCTGCGGTTTGGGAAAGATCCACGGCCGGTGGACGATGATCATCGCCAACGACGCGACAGTCAAGGCGGGCGCCTTCTTCCCGATGACGGCCAAGAAGGTCCTGCGCTGCCAGACGATTGCGCTCGAAAACCACTTGCCGCTGGTTTACCTGGTGGATTCGGCAGGCGTTTTTCTGCCCTTGCAGGATGAAGTCTTTCCCGACATTGACGATTTCGGCCGCGTGTTCCGGCATAACGCTGTCGCCAGCGCGATGGGAATTCCGCAGATTACCGCCATCATGGGCAACTGCGTGGCCGGGGGCGCCTATTTGCCGGTGATGTGCGACACCATTCTGATGACCGAAGGCAGCGGCCTGTATCTGGCCGGGCCGGCGCTGGTGCAGGCGGCGATTGGGCAGAAGGTATCGAGCGAAGAGCTGGGCGGCGCGCACCTGCACGCGGCCATCAGCGGCACCGTGGATTTCCGGGAAGCCAACGATGAGGACTGCTGCCGCCGCATCCGCTCGCTCATGAGCCGCCTCGGACCGCCGCCGCTGGCGCCGTTTGACCGGATTGCCACGCGCGAGCCGCAGCGGCCGGCGGCGGATCTCCTGGAGGTATTTCCGGGCGATCCCCAGGCCAGCTACGATGTGCGCGACGTATTGGCCTGCATCCTGGATGCCGGAGAATTCGACGAATACCGCGCCGAGTTCGGTCAGACGCTTGTGTGCGGTTATGGCCGCCTGGGTGGTTTTGCCGTGGGTGTGGTGGCGAACCAGAAGAAGATGGTGAAGCGCACGACGGCTACGGGCAGTAAGCGGATTGAGTTCGGCGGCGTGATTTATCCGGAAAGCGCCGATAAGGCCGCGCGCTTCATCATGGACTGCAATCAGGGCCGAATTCCGCTGCTGTTCCTCCACGACGTCAACGGCTTCATGGTGGGCAAGGAAATGGAGGCTGCGGGAATAATCCGCGCCGGCGCCAAGATGGTGAACGTGGTTGCCAACAGCGTGGTACCGAAGTTCAGCGTGGTCATCGGCGGCAGTTTCGGCGCCGGCAACTACGCCATGTGCGGACGCGCCTATGACCCCCGTCTGCTGCTGGCATGGCCCATGGCCCGTTATGCGGTGATGGGCGGCGAGCAGGCGGCCAACACGCTGCTGGACCTGCGGGTGCGTCAGCTCGAGCGCGGCGGCCGCAAACTTGCTGCCGAGGAGCGAGAGGAGTTACTGGCATCCATCCGCGCCAGCTATGAGGCGCAGACGGATCCCCGCTACGGCGCAGCCCGGCTGTGGACGGATGCGATTATCGAACCCCAGGAAACGCGCGCCTGGCTGATTGCGGGGTTGGAGGCTGCTAGCCTGAACCCGGATTTGGCTCCTTTCCGCACAGGCGTGTTGCAAACCTAA
- a CDS encoding FkbM family methyltransferase, which produces MNLQELRQWLGPLGRYRPGLFRKDMAQGFQNCDGWALPPWARLLHFTSPEERLLEHLDVAGGVVYDVGAFTGAYSLFFSRRVGVSGRVIAFEPRAESFSTLVANLERNRVNNVLPLPLALGAEADRRSLFMLPGMPTTASLASEAHTPLRRQTGEANIEPLDTLVDTIPLPPPTLIKIDVEGLELDVLHGARTTLKQFRPDLLIEVHGDSSQHKTERVNELCRLLRPLGYSLLHAESGLKLGPVPMTHQISSGHIFAQAT; this is translated from the coding sequence ATGAACCTGCAGGAACTGCGCCAGTGGCTTGGCCCTTTGGGACGGTATCGTCCCGGTCTCTTCCGTAAGGACATGGCCCAGGGCTTTCAAAATTGCGACGGCTGGGCGCTGCCACCGTGGGCGCGGCTGTTGCATTTCACCAGCCCGGAAGAGCGCTTGCTGGAACATCTGGATGTGGCCGGCGGTGTCGTCTACGATGTCGGCGCGTTTACCGGCGCCTATAGCTTGTTCTTTTCGCGCCGCGTTGGCGTCAGCGGCCGCGTGATCGCGTTTGAGCCCCGGGCGGAAAGCTTCTCGACCCTGGTTGCCAATCTGGAGCGCAACCGGGTCAACAACGTCCTGCCGCTGCCCTTGGCGCTTGGAGCCGAAGCAGACCGGCGCTCGTTATTCATGTTGCCGGGAATGCCCACCACGGCATCGCTCGCTTCCGAAGCACATACCCCGCTCCGCAGGCAAACTGGCGAGGCCAACATCGAGCCCCTCGATACGCTGGTGGATACGATTCCCTTGCCGCCGCCAACCCTCATCAAAATTGACGTCGAAGGCCTGGAATTAGACGTTTTACATGGTGCGCGAACGACGCTGAAACAGTTTCGCCCCGACCTGCTCATCGAAGTGCATGGCGACAGCAGCCAGCACAAAACCGAGCGCGTGAACGAACTGTGCCGCCTGCTGCGGCCTCTGGGCTACTCCCTCTTACATGCCGAAAGCGGATTGAAACTAGGCCCGGTGCCCATGACACACCAAATCAGCAGCGGCCATATCTTCGCGCAAGCCACGTAA
- the ruvB gene encoding Holliday junction branch migration DNA helicase RuvB: MPEAANRRLVTGAAGDDDATFELNLRPRRLDEYIGQAKAKAQLSLAIEAARHRGEPLDHVLLYGPPGLGKTTLAGIIAAELGVAFQSTAGPLIQIKGDLTAVLTNLQQRQVLFFDEVHRLQPQLEEILYSALEDYRLDIIIGQGPSARTHTLNLEPFTFVAATTRAGLVSAPLRSRFGLILRLEFYEPADLEVILRRSARILNVAMKPEGAAVLARRCRGTPRIANRLLRRVRDFAQVRAAGDITAEVAGEALALLEVDEYGFDEADRRLMLALMEKFDGGPVGVNTLAAALAEEPDAIEEMYEPYLMQVGFLSRTPRGRVATALAYRHFGITAPQERSAQSGLFPG, encoded by the coding sequence GTGCCGGAAGCCGCTAACCGCCGTCTCGTGACCGGCGCAGCCGGAGACGATGACGCAACCTTCGAGTTGAACCTGCGGCCCCGCCGTCTGGACGAATACATCGGCCAAGCGAAAGCGAAGGCGCAGCTTTCGCTAGCCATAGAGGCAGCGCGGCACCGCGGGGAACCGCTGGATCACGTGCTGCTCTATGGACCGCCGGGGCTGGGCAAGACAACGCTGGCGGGCATTATCGCCGCCGAACTTGGAGTTGCCTTTCAGTCCACGGCCGGGCCGTTAATTCAGATCAAGGGCGATCTGACGGCAGTGCTGACGAACCTGCAGCAGCGCCAGGTGCTCTTCTTCGACGAAGTGCACCGACTGCAACCGCAGCTCGAGGAGATACTCTATTCGGCGCTGGAAGACTACCGGCTGGACATTATCATCGGCCAGGGGCCGTCGGCGCGCACGCATACGCTCAATCTGGAGCCGTTCACGTTCGTCGCGGCCACCACGCGCGCGGGGCTGGTGTCGGCGCCGTTGCGTTCACGTTTTGGTCTGATTCTGCGGCTGGAGTTCTATGAACCGGCCGATCTGGAAGTGATCCTGCGGCGGTCGGCACGCATCCTCAACGTGGCGATGAAGCCCGAGGGTGCGGCGGTGCTGGCACGGCGCTGCCGCGGGACCCCGCGCATCGCCAACCGGCTACTGCGGCGGGTGCGTGATTTTGCGCAAGTGCGCGCGGCGGGCGATATTACCGCCGAGGTCGCCGGCGAAGCGCTGGCGCTGCTGGAAGTGGATGAATACGGTTTTGACGAGGCGGATCGCCGGCTGATGCTGGCGCTGATGGAGAAATTCGATGGCGGACCGGTGGGCGTGAATACGCTCGCCGCGGCACTGGCCGAGGAGCCGGATGCGATCGAAGAAATGTATGAGCCCTACTTGATGCAGGTCGGATTTCTGAGCCGCACGCCGCGCGGCCGCGTGGCGACGGCGCTCGCCTACCGGCATTTCGGGATTACGGCGCCGCAGGAGCGCAGCGCCCAGTCGGGGCTGTTCCCGGGGTGA
- the folK gene encoding 2-amino-4-hydroxy-6-hydroxymethyldihydropteridine diphosphokinase produces the protein MSEPHAARPRGDGARLPAFRDYGAAGAQRPVGAVPGVRIYLLLGSNRGSSPQIFDGAVAALAQFGVQVKRVSPYRVTVPVGATGRRRYLNCAVEAETNLLPHTLLHRLQRLERDFGRHLHGRRNPPRTLDVDLILYDRVHMRTRELTLPHPRFASRRFVLTALADLGVTTAICRRTHGRAGLFARGFRAPPPAAAE, from the coding sequence ATTTCTGAGCCGCACGCCGCGCGGCCGCGTGGCGACGGCGCTCGCCTACCGGCATTTCGGGATTACGGCGCCGCAGGAGCGCAGCGCCCAGTCGGGGCTGTTCCCGGGGTGAGGATCTACCTGCTGCTGGGTTCCAACCGAGGATCCAGCCCACAGATTTTTGATGGCGCAGTTGCGGCACTGGCGCAGTTCGGGGTGCAGGTCAAGCGCGTCTCTCCCTACCGGGTGACGGTTCCGGTCGGCGCCACGGGCCGCCGCCGCTATTTGAACTGTGCCGTCGAGGCAGAGACGAACCTGCTGCCGCACACGCTGCTCCACCGGCTGCAGCGGTTGGAGCGCGACTTCGGCCGCCACCTTCACGGCCGGCGGAATCCGCCGCGCACCCTGGACGTTGATCTGATTTTGTACGACCGCGTCCACATGCGAACGCGGGAACTCACGCTGCCGCATCCGCGTTTTGCGTCGCGGCGGTTCGTTCTGACCGCGCTGGCCGATCTGGGTGTGACGACAGCTATTTGCCGGCGGACTCACGGGCGAGCAGGACTTTTTGCGCGCGGGTTTCGAGCGCCTCCGCCTGCGGCAGCAGAGTGA
- a CDS encoding S41 family peptidase, translated as MAKLRTPLLIVLVLAVCAVAGRLYGPQIAATQAAAPGQTATVSNGNNDAAIQAGLTKFAYVYHLVAANYAAPVNPGPAIYDGAIPGMLRQLDPHSSFWDPKAFEQVMENQNGRYSGVGMLIGAVDARNNQARVVQPFEGTPAFKAGLRPYDLIMAVSGTSTVGMSTDQVANLLKGPKGTQVTIAVKRVGHPHLLTFTLVRADVQHNSVDSDFQIEPGVEYIHLTGFTATSTSEMAAILHHAEAEGPVRGVILDLRGNPGGLLNQAQGVAGLFLAKGQVIVSDHGRNSPEHVLTATHGNGGRNFPLVVLVNSMTASAAEIVSGSIQDHDRGLIVGQTTFGKGLVQTVMPLGDGTGLALTTAHYYTPSGRLIQRPYEGVSLYDYFYVHNHKTPLDQRQVKLTDIGRTVYGGGGITPDVQLPPEKLNDFQQVLFGRTAFYEFADLFLSQHDSVPESWTPDAATLQQFVEFLAGQHVDLNPVDVTTNATWIKEQIRYRILSSLYGLNEGYKTVMEVDPEVRKALTLLPQAEALETRAQKVLLARESAGK; from the coding sequence ATGGCAAAACTCAGAACCCCGCTTTTGATCGTTCTCGTCCTGGCAGTGTGCGCTGTAGCAGGACGCCTTTACGGCCCACAGATTGCCGCTACCCAGGCGGCCGCTCCCGGCCAGACCGCTACCGTCAGCAACGGCAATAACGACGCTGCCATTCAGGCCGGCCTAACCAAGTTCGCCTACGTCTACCACCTGGTCGCGGCCAACTACGCCGCCCCGGTGAACCCGGGCCCGGCGATTTACGATGGCGCCATCCCCGGCATGCTCCGTCAGCTTGACCCACACTCTAGCTTCTGGGATCCGAAAGCCTTCGAGCAGGTGATGGAAAACCAGAACGGCCGGTATTCCGGGGTGGGCATGCTGATCGGTGCGGTCGATGCCCGCAACAATCAGGCGCGCGTGGTGCAACCGTTTGAAGGCACGCCCGCGTTCAAGGCCGGGCTGCGCCCCTACGATCTCATCATGGCCGTCAGCGGCACCTCGACGGTGGGCATGAGCACCGATCAGGTAGCGAATCTGCTGAAAGGACCCAAGGGCACCCAGGTAACCATTGCGGTAAAACGCGTCGGGCACCCGCATTTGCTCACCTTTACGCTGGTTCGGGCCGACGTGCAGCACAACAGTGTGGATTCCGACTTTCAGATTGAACCCGGCGTCGAGTACATCCACCTAACCGGCTTTACCGCCACCAGCACCAGCGAGATGGCGGCCATCCTGCATCACGCCGAAGCCGAAGGTCCGGTGCGCGGTGTCATTCTCGACTTGCGCGGCAATCCCGGTGGGCTCCTGAATCAGGCCCAGGGTGTCGCGGGTCTGTTCCTGGCCAAGGGGCAGGTGATCGTAAGTGATCATGGACGCAATTCTCCCGAGCACGTCCTGACCGCCACTCACGGCAACGGCGGCCGCAACTTCCCGCTCGTGGTGCTGGTCAACAGCATGACGGCCAGCGCCGCCGAGATCGTCTCCGGTTCCATCCAGGATCACGACCGCGGCCTGATCGTCGGCCAAACGACTTTCGGTAAAGGCTTGGTCCAAACCGTAATGCCGCTCGGCGATGGTACGGGTCTGGCGCTCACCACCGCTCACTACTACACCCCCAGCGGCCGGCTCATTCAGCGCCCCTACGAAGGCGTATCGCTCTACGATTACTTTTACGTCCACAACCACAAGACACCGCTTGATCAGCGCCAGGTGAAACTGACCGACATCGGACGCACCGTCTACGGCGGTGGCGGCATTACGCCCGACGTGCAACTCCCGCCCGAGAAGCTGAACGATTTCCAGCAAGTGCTGTTCGGCCGCACGGCGTTTTACGAATTTGCCGATCTGTTCCTGAGCCAACACGACTCTGTGCCGGAGAGCTGGACGCCCGACGCCGCCACGCTGCAACAGTTCGTAGAGTTCCTCGCTGGCCAGCACGTGGACCTGAATCCGGTGGATGTAACCACCAACGCCACTTGGATCAAAGAGCAAATCCGCTATCGCATCCTCTCGAGCCTGTACGGCCTGAACGAGGGCTACAAGACCGTGATGGAAGTCGATCCTGAGGTGCGCAAAGCTCTCACTCTGCTGCCGCAGGCGGAGGCGCTCGAAACCCGCGCGCAAAAAGTCCTGCTCGCCCGTGAGTCCGCCGGCAAATAG
- the tatC gene encoding twin-arginine translocase subunit TatC, whose protein sequence is MALLDHLRSAPSAPAGGATMSFLQHLEELRRRIFLAAVGVLLAFFVCFTFADPIYGFIEAPMAATLKAHHLTQRLVYFNPVDPFNLYVELGLICALFLASPWILYQVWAFIRPGLLPRERRYVIPFVFCTSALFVAGGAFAYLYAFPLVLNFLVGYAHRFTPEININEYFNLFSTVVLGVGIVFELPTLIFFLSLFGLTNARWLWKNFRYAILGAFVLAAAITPTADITTMTVFAAPLIGLYALGIGIAWLVGKRRNTRRQAASAE, encoded by the coding sequence ATGGCCTTACTCGATCATCTCCGCTCCGCTCCCAGCGCGCCCGCCGGCGGCGCCACCATGTCGTTCCTGCAGCACCTGGAGGAGCTGCGGCGGCGTATATTTCTGGCCGCAGTTGGCGTGCTGCTGGCGTTCTTCGTCTGCTTCACCTTCGCCGATCCTATTTATGGCTTTATCGAGGCGCCGATGGCGGCCACCTTGAAGGCGCATCACCTTACGCAGCGGCTGGTGTATTTCAACCCCGTCGATCCGTTCAATTTGTATGTCGAGCTAGGGCTGATTTGCGCGCTGTTTCTGGCCTCACCCTGGATTCTGTATCAGGTTTGGGCCTTCATCCGGCCTGGATTGCTGCCGCGCGAACGCCGCTATGTCATTCCCTTTGTGTTTTGCACCTCGGCACTGTTCGTGGCGGGCGGAGCGTTCGCTTACTTGTATGCTTTCCCGCTGGTGCTGAATTTCCTGGTGGGCTATGCGCATCGTTTCACGCCGGAAATCAATATCAACGAGTACTTCAACCTGTTTTCTACTGTGGTGCTGGGTGTCGGCATTGTATTTGAACTGCCGACGCTGATCTTCTTTCTGTCGTTGTTTGGGCTGACGAACGCGCGCTGGCTATGGAAAAACTTCCGCTATGCCATCCTGGGCGCCTTTGTTCTGGCTGCGGCGATTACACCCACCGCTGATATCACAACGATGACCGTTTTTGCAGCGCCCCTGATTGGCTTGTATGCCCTCGGGATCGGGATTGCGTGGCTGGTGGGCAAGCGTCGCAACACGCGCCGGCAGGCTGCCTCTGCGGAGTAA